tcacagagttggaatggacctttagggtcatctagtccaaccccctgcacaaagtaggaaactcacaaacacctccccctaaattcacaggatcttcattgctgtcagatggccctctagcctctgtttaaaaacctccgaggaaggagagcccaccacctcccaaggaagcctgttccactgaggaactgctctatcagaatcacagagttggaagggacctctagggtcatctaatccaaccccttgcacaatgcaggaaactcacaaacacttccctctaaattcacaggatcttcattgctgtctgatggccatcaagcctctgtttagaaacctctgaggaaggagagcccaccacctcctgaggaagcctgttccactgaggaactgctctaacagtcaggacgtttttcctaacgttgagccagaaacttttctgatttaatttcaacccattggttctggtcctaccttctgggggcacagaaaacaattccacaccctcctctttATGGCAGCCCTtgaagtacttggagatggttATCAGTGGAAAGAGGAcccacccctcccttctttccacatTGCTAAAGCACAAAAGCAGGCAGTAGAGCAGAAGTTTAGCTGCAGATCAGGACGAACCCAGCAACCTTGATTCAAGGAGGCGAGGTCTAGCCGTATTGAttcaagggaacctccatatacgCTGTGACTGCTCGCTTCACCTTTAATAAactttcagctgcctcctctccagtttaaacgtgcccagctccttcagcctttcttcataggacttggtctccggacccctcaccatcttctgtGTTGCAAATGATTGGGGGCTTTACTAAAACCACCCAGTAAATTCATGGCTGagaatataagaatataagaacatcctgctcgatgttccctctaagctgcatagacttgtgagcaaaagttctactttgtgagctaccagcatgaaagtggtgagctcctgcataaattaagaacagaagagaagccatgttggatcaggccaaaggcccatccagtccaacactctgtgtcacataaggacataagagaagccatcttggatcaggccaatggcccatccagtccaacactctgtgtcacgtaaggacataagagaagccatgttggatcaggccaatggcccatccagtccaacactctgtgtcacgtaaggacataagagaagccatgttggatcaggccaaaggcccatccagtccaacactctgtgttacataaggacataagagaagccatgttggatcaggccagtggcccatccagtccaacactctgtgtcacataagaacataagagaagccatgttggatcaggccagtggcccctccagtccaacactctgtgacacataagaacataagagaagccatgttggatcaggccaatggcccatccagtccaacactctgtgtcacgtaaggacataagagaagccatgttggatcaggccaatggctcatccagtcctacactctgtgtcacataagaacagaagagaagctatgttggatcaggccaatggcccatccagtcctacactctgtgtcacataagaacataagagaagccatgttggatcaggccaagggcccatccagtccaacactctgtgtcacataagaacataagagaagccatgctggatcagcccagcggcccatccagtccaactttctgtgtcacataagagaagccatgttggatcaggccagtggcccacctagcccaacactctgtgtcacataagaacctaagagaaaccatgttggatcaggccaagggcccctccagtccaacactctgtgtcacataagaacagaagagaagccatgttggatcacgccagtggcccatccagtccaacattctgtgtcacataagagaagccctgttggatcaggccagtggcccatccagtccaacactctgaggaATGGAAGAGAAAGACCATAGACCAACAGGAATGGAAGAAgaacaccctgcctttctctctcaaTCAGTATGaacgcccacaacagacaccctgtgaggtgggtggggctgagagagctctgacagaagctggtcttccaaggacaactcctgtgagagctatggctgacccaaggccattccagcagctgtaagtgggggagggggaatcaaacctggtagagataagagtccacacgcttaaccactacagcaaactggttcTTTACCGAATCAGGTTAAGGGGGCCACAGCTAGGAGGAGACAGAAGCCCCCCAGATACCAGGCAAAGAGCTGTGTTGAAAGGTCTGGGGGGGTGGCCACATAAGAGGTTCTGGTCTGTGCTTGAAGACTGGCAAGGTACAGCAGCTGAGgcttctctcttttctctcttctctccttgCAGACCCTCACCGGCAAAGAGATCGAGATTGACATAGAGCCCACAGACAAGGTACTGGTTTTAAACCTCCCCGCCCCCTCGACAAGGGATTGCATTTCTTGCCTTTCAGGGCCCGTGGAAGGAGTCGGGGGGAGGGGTTGTCCCTTCCCTAGCCGTGGCCCGTAGCTCACATCCAGTGGTGCGCCGCAGCCCGTTGGACCGGAGGCTGGGATTTAAAGGCCGCCAACCTGTCTCACGGCAGACATCTGTCCTGCagagggtgggaggggggttTAAGAGCCAAGTGCCCCCCCCATGACATCAAAGCAGTtgggcgggggcaggggaggctGTCAACCTGTGTTTCCCCCGTTCGGGCTTCCATTCTGGGTCATCAGGGAAACTGGGTGTTCTCCATCAGACCTGTCTCTCGGGGATAATTGAAGGTTTTAAAACAGGGTGGCCAAAGTGCAGCTCTTCCACCTATATTGTGTGGCTCGCAAAGCTCCCACTGCAGCAGCTTGGAATTGCAagtgaagttaaagttgctttctttccacgcctccctcccttgcaactctcaaacatccgacattcatgtcttgtggctctcaaacatctgacattcatcctgtgtagctcttacgttaagcaagcttggccacccctgcgttaaAGTAACTCGACGCGCATCATGCTGCAGCCATGTAAAAAAAAGGGTGCCGTTACCTCCCGTTCTGTCCGGACTTTGACTTTTCCTCATTTCCCTTCTCTTTCCTCCGACCCTCAAAGGTGGAGAGAATAAAGGAGCgggtggaagaaaaagaaggcatCCCTCCCCAGCAGCAGCGGCTGATCTACAGCGGCAAGCAGATGTGAGTTTGGGAAACTTGTCTTGCGTGACAGCCAAGGAGCAGGAGCTGCCCCAGTGTATTATGGGAGAAACACTCTAACAGGGGTCCCCCATGTGGCATCCGTGGGCTCCGTGGTGCCTGCTGACACATTTCCTggggcctgccaagtgttttagaaagtgggcgttGCCTAGCGGGACTTTTGTCCagcgaggcttctgattggctactggagatttgaatgccc
The sequence above is a segment of the Heteronotia binoei isolate CCM8104 ecotype False Entrance Well chromosome 15, APGP_CSIRO_Hbin_v1, whole genome shotgun sequence genome. Coding sequences within it:
- the NEDD8 gene encoding NEDD8 produces the protein MLIKVKTLTGKEIEIDIEPTDKVERIKERVEEKEGIPPQQQRLIYSGKQMNDEKTAADYKIQGGSVLHLVLALRGGGLR